A stretch of Acidobacteriota bacterium DNA encodes these proteins:
- a CDS encoding tetratricopeptide repeat protein, which translates to MPNEQSGKVTEPASNSKEAAKKTKSERAFEDAVKAYKKWLAKNPKDDNAYYYLGRTYAKLMQDDDAEEAFQEAVKLKPEDSEYQTELGSILIKLAKYSEAIKPLKRRSSSTLQRPCRRSAGGRGSGQKRVDYVSTDKTRTWPSTEKSRTRILIRTPSSNSAMPSNSTSPRPPEGEH; encoded by the coding sequence ATGCCGAACGAGCAGTCAGGCAAGGTGACGGAACCGGCTTCGAATTCAAAGGAAGCAGCGAAAAAGACAAAGTCGGAAAGAGCTTTTGAGGATGCGGTCAAAGCGTATAAGAAATGGCTGGCTAAAAACCCGAAAGACGATAACGCCTATTATTATCTAGGCCGTACGTACGCGAAACTCATGCAGGACGACGATGCCGAGGAAGCCTTTCAGGAAGCCGTCAAGCTCAAACCGGAAGACAGTGAATATCAGACAGAGCTCGGCAGTATCCTGATAAAGCTCGCCAAATACAGCGAAGCGATCAAGCCGCTAAAAAGGCGATCGAGCTCGACGCTCCAACGGCCGTGCCGCAGATCTGCTGGAGGACGCGGAAGCGGGCAAAAACGGGTCGATTACGTTTCTACCGACAAAACTCGAACATGGCCGTCAACGGAAAAGAGCCGAACTCGAATTCTAATTCGAACTCCAAGCTCAAATTCGGCGATGCCGTCTAACTCCACTTCGCCTAGACCGCCCGAGGGCGAACACTAA
- a CDS encoding histidine triad nucleotide-binding protein has translation MSAEDCIFCKIADGRIPSTLVHEDDVCVAFNDLSPQAPTHILVIPRQHIDSLDKADAGQSDTLGHLLTTSAEIARKQGFAEDGYRVVINTNSDGGQTVFHLHVHLLAGRQFIFPPG, from the coding sequence ATGAGCGCTGAAGACTGCATATTCTGTAAGATCGCCGATGGCCGCATACCGTCCACGCTTGTCCACGAGGACGACGTGTGCGTGGCGTTCAACGATCTCAGCCCTCAGGCTCCGACGCATATTCTGGTCATTCCGCGTCAACACATCGATTCGCTCGACAAAGCCGACGCCGGACAATCTGATACGCTCGGACATCTGCTGACGACCTCTGCGGAGATCGCGCGGAAACAGGGCTTTGCCGAGGATGGCTACCGCGTCGTGATCAATACTAATTCAGACGGCGGACAGACCGTTTTTCACCTTCACGTACACCTGCTTGCAGGCCGACAGTTCATCTTCCCTCCGGGCTAG